ACGTGTACTTCCAGTGCAAGGAGGGCGCCAACGTCAAGGCCGCCTCCATCCCTGACACGGTCCAGCATTACATGGACGAGATTAACAAGCTCACCGGTCGGGACTACAAGCTGTTCAACTACTACGGCGCGCCTGACGCGGAGGAGGTCATCGTGGTGATGTGCTCCGCCAGCGAGGCCGTGAAGGAAACCGTGGACTACCTGAACGCCAAGGGCCGCAAGGTGGGCATGGTGCAGATCCACCTGTACCGGCCCTTCTCCGTGAAGCACTTCGCAGCGGCCATCCCCGCCACGGTGAAGAAGATCGCCGTGTTGGACCGGTCCAAGGAGACCGGCTCCGTGGGCGAGCCCGTGTATCTGGACGTGGTCACCGCCCTGAATCAGGCGGGCCGCGGCGACATCCGTGTGGTGGGCGGCCGGTACGGTCTCAGCTCCAAGGACACCACCCCGGGCCAGTTCATCGCCGTGTATGACAATCTGAAGCTGGAGAATCCCAAGAACAGCTTCACCATCGGCATCAACGACGACGTGACTCACACCTCTCTGGACTACAAGGAGGTGGAGCTGCCTCATCCCGGCGAGGTTTCCTGCAAGATCTGGGGCCTGGGCGGCGACGGCACGGTGGGCGCCAACAAGAACGCCATCTCCACCATCGGCCTGGTGGCCAACAAGTACGCACAGGCGTATTTCTCCTATGACTCCATGAAGTCCGGCGGCCTGACCCAGAGCCATCTGCGCTTCGGTGACGAGCCTATCCGCTCCACCTATCTGGTGTCCTCCGCGGACTTTGTGGCGGTCCATGCCCCCACCTATGTCAACAAGTACGACACCACCGAGGATCTGAAGGACGGCGGCATCTTCCTGCTGAACTGCCCCTGGAGCGCGGAGGAGCTGGAGACCCGCCTGCCCGGCAAGATGAAGCGGGACCTGGCCCGGAAGCACGCCAACTTCTACATCATCGACGCCGCCAAGCTGGCGGTGCAGGTGGGCCTTGGCGAGAAGCGGACCAACAACATCCTTCAGGCTGCCTTCTTTGCCCTGACCAAGGTCATCCCCCTGGATATGGCCGTGGAGGACATGAAGAAGAACAACTACAACTCCTATTTCAAGAAGGCCGGCCAGAAGATCGTGGATCTGAACGACAAGGCCGTGGATCTGGGCATCAGCGCCGCTGTGAAGGTGGAGATCCCCGCCTCCTGGGCGGACGCGCCTGACACTCCCATGGCCGAGCCCAAGAACGCCTCTGCCTTTGTCCGTGACATCGTGCTGCCCATGGACCGGCAGCAGGGCGACAAGCTGCCTGTGTCTGTGTTCCAGAAGCACGGCGTGCTGGACGGCACCTGGGAAAACGGGACCTCCGCTTTCTCCAAGCGGGGCGTGGCAACCAAGGTGCCCAAGTGGAACGCGGAGAGCTGCATCCAGTGCAACCGCTGCGCCATGTGCTGCCCCCACGCCGCCATCCGGCCCGTGCTGCTGGCCGAGGAGGAGAAGGCCCAGGTGCCCGCGTCCTTTGAGACCGTGCCCGCCAAGGGCCTGGGCAAGGACGCCCCCAGCTACTTCTTCCGGATGCAGGTCTCTCCCTATGACTGCCTGGGCTGCGGCGTGTGCCTGACCGCCTGCCCGGCCAATCAGAGCGACAAGACGGCGGACGCCCTGGTGATGACCCCCTTCGAGGAGATGAAGTCCGAACAGGCGAACTTCGACGAGGTCGCCATGAACGACAAGTACCTGAAGAAGGATGTGATCAACAGCAAGACCGTCAAGAACATGCAGTTCGCCAAGCCGTACTTCCAGTTCTCCGCCGCCTGCGCCGGCTGCGCCGAGACCACCTACATCAAGCTGCTGAGCCAGATGGTGGGCGACCGGATGTACGCGGGCAACGCCGCAGGTTGCTCCTCCGCCATCTCCGGCGGCGCGCCCATCCTGCCCTACTGCAAGGACAGCCAGGGCCGCGGCCCCGCCTGGGAGCACTCCCTGTTTGAGGACAACGCCGAGTTCGCCTACGGCTTCTTCCACGCTCAGGATGCCATCCGCAAGGAGCTGCTGATCCGGCTGGAGAGCATGAAGGACGCCGACATCGCCCCTGCGGAGATCGAGGACTACATCAACAACTGGAACGACGGAGAGAAGTCCCGCGCCGTGTCCGACGCCCTGATCGCCGCCCTGGAGAAGTGCGAGCAGACCGAAGATGTGTCCTATATCCTGGAGAACCGTGAGTATCTCTCCAAGAAGTCCATCTGGGCCATCGGCGGCGACGGCTGGGCCTACGACATCGGCTTCGGCGGCATCGATCACGTCATGGCCCAGAACCGGGATGTGAACCTGCTGGTGCTGGACACCGAGGTGTACTCCAACACCGGCGGCCAGTCCTCCAAGTCCACCCCCACCTCCGCCGTGGCCAAGTTCGCCGCCGGCGGCAAGCAGGTGGCCAAGAAGGACCTGGGCGCCATCCTGATGACCTACGGCTATGTGTATGTGGCCCAGGTGGCCATGGGTTATGACCAGGCCCAGACCCTGAAGGCCCTGCGGGAGGCGGAGTCCTATCCCGGCCCCGCCATCGTCATCTGCTACTGCCCCTGCCTGGAGCAGCATATCAAAGCCGGCATGAGCTGTACCCAGGACGAGATGAAGAAGGCGGTGGAGTGCGGCTACTGGCACCTGTACCGGTATGATCCCCGGCGCATCGCCGAGGGCAAGAACCCCTTCCAGCTGGACTCTCCCGCGCCCGATACTGACAAGCTCATGGACTTCCTCATGGGCGAGAACCGCTTCGCCTCTCTGAAGAACAACTTCCCCGAGCGGGCGGACGCCCTGTACCAGAAGGAGATCGCCGACGTCAAGGCCCGGTACCAGAAGTACCGCAAGATGGCGGAGGACTGATTTCCGAAGGAACAGATCAAATACAGATGCCCCGGCGCCGGTTACGGCGCCGGGGCGTTTTCTCTGCGCTGCGGGCATTCCTGCCCGCGGCGCTTTTTGTGGTGAGCGGAGGGAGAGATGCATATAACCTGGAAGAGAGGAAGGCGGGAAAAGAAATTTCCGCCGCGTTGCACGCCGCCGTGCGCGCCGGCCGGGAAATAAAGGATATGGTTGACGGCTCCGGCTATGCATAGCGGAGCCGCCGGAAAGGCACGATAGCGGTTGAAGCCAAGCGAATTTCAGAGCAGGGAGGACACGAACGTGAAGAGATGGCACAAGGCCTTGATCCTATCGCTGATGGGCGGG
This DNA window, taken from Dysosmobacter welbionis, encodes the following:
- the nifJ gene encoding pyruvate:ferredoxin (flavodoxin) oxidoreductase, with amino-acid sequence MKKKFAVMDGNTAAAHVAYAFTEVAAIYPITPSSPMAEKVDEWSAKGRKNLFGSTVDVIQMQSEAGAAGTCHGSLQAGALTTTFTSSQGLMLMIPAMYAMGGQFLPSVMHIASRVVTSNHHSIFGDHTDFMTCRTTGYAMLMSSCPQEAMDLGAVAHLSAISGKYAFMHCFDGFRTSHEMQRIEALDYEDLRPLVDQEALQEFRRHALNPEHPTNRGNNVNPDVYFQCKEGANVKAASIPDTVQHYMDEINKLTGRDYKLFNYYGAPDAEEVIVVMCSASEAVKETVDYLNAKGRKVGMVQIHLYRPFSVKHFAAAIPATVKKIAVLDRSKETGSVGEPVYLDVVTALNQAGRGDIRVVGGRYGLSSKDTTPGQFIAVYDNLKLENPKNSFTIGINDDVTHTSLDYKEVELPHPGEVSCKIWGLGGDGTVGANKNAISTIGLVANKYAQAYFSYDSMKSGGLTQSHLRFGDEPIRSTYLVSSADFVAVHAPTYVNKYDTTEDLKDGGIFLLNCPWSAEELETRLPGKMKRDLARKHANFYIIDAAKLAVQVGLGEKRTNNILQAAFFALTKVIPLDMAVEDMKKNNYNSYFKKAGQKIVDLNDKAVDLGISAAVKVEIPASWADAPDTPMAEPKNASAFVRDIVLPMDRQQGDKLPVSVFQKHGVLDGTWENGTSAFSKRGVATKVPKWNAESCIQCNRCAMCCPHAAIRPVLLAEEEKAQVPASFETVPAKGLGKDAPSYFFRMQVSPYDCLGCGVCLTACPANQSDKTADALVMTPFEEMKSEQANFDEVAMNDKYLKKDVINSKTVKNMQFAKPYFQFSAACAGCAETTYIKLLSQMVGDRMYAGNAAGCSSAISGGAPILPYCKDSQGRGPAWEHSLFEDNAEFAYGFFHAQDAIRKELLIRLESMKDADIAPAEIEDYINNWNDGEKSRAVSDALIAALEKCEQTEDVSYILENREYLSKKSIWAIGGDGWAYDIGFGGIDHVMAQNRDVNLLVLDTEVYSNTGGQSSKSTPTSAVAKFAAGGKQVAKKDLGAILMTYGYVYVAQVAMGYDQAQTLKALREAESYPGPAIVICYCPCLEQHIKAGMSCTQDEMKKAVECGYWHLYRYDPRRIAEGKNPFQLDSPAPDTDKLMDFLMGENRFASLKNNFPERADALYQKEIADVKARYQKYRKMAED